The Candidatus Roseilinea sp. genome contains a region encoding:
- a CDS encoding hypothetical protein (possible pseudo, frameshifted) produces the protein MPLSNQQVAAIFNDIADRLDIQGEIVFKVRAYRTAAENILNAPRSVAELWQAGALDQIPGVGKEIAAKIDELMRTGRLEFYERLRDEVPDGVARYVARAECGPEARQGILERNSASPAWTTWKLPRGPESCATCRAWARRPSRKSWPALSL, from the coding sequence ATGCCGCTCTCCAATCAGCAAGTCGCCGCCATCTTCAACGACATCGCCGACCGCCTCGACATTCAGGGCGAGATCGTCTTCAAAGTGCGCGCCTATCGCACGGCTGCTGAGAATATCCTCAATGCCCCGCGCTCGGTGGCCGAGCTGTGGCAGGCGGGCGCGCTCGATCAAATCCCCGGCGTTGGCAAAGAGATCGCTGCCAAGATTGACGAGCTGATGCGCACGGGTCGGCTGGAGTTCTACGAGCGCCTGCGCGACGAAGTGCCGGACGGCGTGGCGCGCTATGTTGCGCGTGCCGAATGTGGGCCCGAAGCGCGTCAAGGAATTCTGGAGAGAAACTCGGCATCACCAGCGTGGACGACCTGGAAGCTGCCGCGCGGGCCGGAAAGTTGCGCGACTTGCCGCGCATGGGCGAGAAGGCCGAGCAGAAAATCCTGGCCGGCATTGAGTCTTTGA
- a CDS encoding UPF0758 protein: protein MASDVQTQPSPSDAKATGSRPEYRARICDIPEGERPRERFREIGGTGMSQRELLAIILRSGAEGVSALQLADAVLMKFGGLIGLAHASLDELQQVHGIGPVKAIEIKAALELGRRLALSTPDTRPQVKTPADAAQLLMPNMSLLEQEEVRIMLLDTRNRVLGTSMIYRGSLNGASVRVGEVFREAIRSNCASIIFAHNHPSGDPSPSAEDVAVTRALVQAGKLLNIEVLDHIIIAHHRYVSLKEQGLGFE from the coding sequence ATGGCGAGCGACGTCCAGACTCAGCCGTCACCGAGCGACGCCAAAGCCACCGGCAGCCGGCCGGAATATCGCGCGCGCATCTGTGACATCCCCGAAGGCGAACGCCCGCGCGAGCGCTTCCGCGAAATCGGCGGGACGGGCATGTCACAGCGGGAACTGCTGGCCATCATCCTGCGCAGCGGCGCGGAAGGGGTCAGCGCGCTCCAACTAGCCGACGCGGTGCTGATGAAATTCGGTGGTTTGATCGGCTTAGCGCACGCCAGCTTGGATGAATTGCAACAGGTACACGGCATTGGCCCGGTCAAGGCGATCGAGATCAAAGCGGCGCTGGAGCTTGGCCGACGCCTAGCGCTCAGCACGCCGGACACGCGGCCGCAGGTGAAAACGCCGGCCGACGCAGCGCAATTGCTCATGCCGAACATGAGCCTGCTTGAGCAGGAGGAAGTGCGCATCATGCTGCTCGACACGCGCAACCGTGTGTTGGGCACATCAATGATTTATCGCGGCAGCTTGAACGGCGCCAGCGTACGCGTGGGCGAGGTGTTCCGCGAGGCCATCCGCAGCAATTGCGCCTCTATCATCTTCGCGCATAACCATCCTTCGGGCGACCCGTCGCCATCGGCTGAGGATGTCGCCGTCACACGAGCGCTCGTGCAAGCCGGCAAGCTGCTCAACATCGAGGTGCTCGATCACATCATCATCGCACACCATCGCTACGTCAGTCTCAAGGAACAAGGCCTCGGCTTTGAATAG
- a CDS encoding hypothetical protein (possible pseudo, frameshifted), with protein MDDMMTPLAETHTDRYFSPDPAVRDVARTLYASIAALPLVCPHGHVDPRVFADPDYRFGTPADLFIIPDHYVVRMPVFARRADGRPAAHC; from the coding sequence ATGGACGACATGATGACCCCACTTGCTGAAACGCATACCGACCGCTACTTTTCACCCGATCCTGCGGTGCGCGATGTGGCGCGCACGCTCTATGCGTCCATCGCTGCGTTGCCGCTCGTGTGTCCGCACGGCCACGTAGACCCGCGCGTCTTCGCCGATCCCGACTACCGCTTCGGCACACCGGCCGACCTGTTCATCATCCCCGATCACTACGTGGTGCGCATGCCTGTATTCGCACGGCGTGCCGATGGAAGACCTGCTGCCCACTGCTGA
- a CDS encoding hypothetical protein (possible pseudo, frameshifted), protein MCAFVAPRVLRAQRLQYFTGSQLHNIKVRELAQKKGLTLNEYAVSKEGGKDSAESGETFEDEPALYARLGMAYIPPELREDRGEVEKALELGPGRVVMPDLIDLRDLKGDLQMHTTWSDGAGDVMSMARAAIALGYEYILITDHTAGLGVVNGLTPERITQQRKEIDRVNAQLKKEGLKFRVLQGAEVEVKSDGSLDLPDEVLAQLDLVQASVHTALTQPREKITARAIQALQNPHVNILGHPSGRLLNEREGADYDWEALFRAALEHDVALEINADPSRLDLNDVLAQRAVALGCKLSISTDAHSPDGLRNMILGVTVARRAWVTPASVINTWPLAKLLRWADK, encoded by the coding sequence ATGTGCGCGTTTGTGGCGCCGCGCGTGCTGCGGGCACAGCGCTTGCAATACTTCACCGGCAGCCAACTGCACAACATCAAGGTGCGTGAGCTGGCGCAGAAGAAAGGCTTGACGCTCAACGAATACGCCGTCTCCAAGGAGGGCGGCAAAGACAGCGCAGAAAGCGGTGAAACGTTCGAAGATGAGCCGGCGCTATACGCCCGCCTGGGGATGGCGTACATCCCGCCGGAACTGCGCGAGGATCGCGGCGAGGTGGAGAAGGCGTTGGAGCTGGGTCCAGGGCGCGTGGTGATGCCCGACCTGATTGACCTGCGCGACTTGAAGGGCGACCTGCAAATGCACACCACGTGGAGCGATGGCGCCGGCGACGTGATGAGCATGGCGCGCGCTGCGATCGCGCTGGGCTATGAATACATCCTGATCACCGACCACACCGCTGGCCTAGGCGTGGTGAACGGGCTGACGCCCGAGCGCATCACGCAGCAGCGCAAGGAGATTGATCGGGTGAATGCGCAGCTCAAAAAGGAAGGCCTTAAGTTCCGTGTGCTGCAGGGCGCTGAGGTGGAGGTGAAGAGCGACGGTTCGCTCGACTTGCCGGACGAGGTGCTCGCCCAGTTGGATCTGGTGCAGGCATCCGTTCATACGGCGCTGACTCAGCCGCGCGAGAAGATCACCGCGCGCGCCATTCAGGCGCTGCAAAACCCGCACGTGAACATCCTCGGCCATCCCTCCGGCCGGCTGCTCAACGAGCGCGAGGGTGCGGACTACGACTGGGAAGCGTTGTTCCGCGCGGCCCTCGAGCATGATGTCGCCCTGGAAATCAACGCCGATCCCAGCCGGCTTGACCTGAACGACGTGCTGGCGCAGCGCGCCGTCGCGCTGGGCTGCAAACTCAGCATCAGCACCGATGCGCATTCGCCCGATGGCCTGCGCAACATGATCCTAGGCGTCACAGTGGCGCGCCGCGCATGGGTGACCCCCGCTTCGGTCATCAACACCTGGCCGTTGGCTAAGCTGCTCAGGTGGGCGGATAAGTAG
- a CDS encoding hypothetical protein (possible pseudo, frameshifted), with product MSAEDKAASPSRDLADLRRSFSPLPRHSHRFVDSRRVARHLRHPREADRRERARTSTTASQRSWRSPTFARARSMPASTSRCCAPPDAATDPLEHHQRIRQSAWGGRILPTFRPDGVINLDVPDWRANIERLAEASGYRDHPLRRIPRRNRAAPRLLQGDGRRGHRSRSAYAVHRPAEAEREADAIFQRALRGETMPDDAPRFTGHMLMQMARMSVEDGLVMQLHVGARAQPQSRGVRALRAGQRRPIFRWLPNTRATCSRC from the coding sequence ATGTCGGCGGAAGATAAGGCCGCGTCGCCATCGCGCGATCTGGCAGATCTTCGCCGATCATTTTCACCTCTTCCGCGGCACTCCCACCGGTTTGTGGATTCGCGACGAGTTGCGCGACATCTTCGGCATCCGCGAGAAGCTGACCGGCGCGAACGCGCCAGGACATCTACGACCGCATCGCAGAGAAGCTGGCGCAGCCCGACTTTCGCCCGCGCGCGCTCTATGCCCGCTTCAACATCGAGGTGTTGTGCACCACCCGACGCCGCAACCGATCCACTCGAACATCATCAACGCATTCGACAATCCGCATGGGGCGGGCGCATCCTACCCACCTTCCGGCCCGACGGCGTGATCAACCTGGATGTGCCTGACTGGCGCGCTAACATCGAGCGGCTGGCCGAGGCAAGCGGGTATCGCGATCACCCATTACGCCGCATTCCTCGCCGCAATCGAGCAGCGCCGCGCCTACTTCAAGGCGATGGGCGCCGTGGCCACCGATCACGCAGCGCTTACGCCGTTCACCGTCCTGCTGAGGCGGAGCGCGAGGCCGACGCGATCTTCCAGCGCGCCCTGCGCGGCGAGACCATGCCGGACGATGCGCCTCGCTTCACGGGGCACATGCTGATGCAGATGGCGCGCATGAGCGTCGAAGATGGTCTAGTGATGCAACTGCACGTCGGCGCGCGTGCGCAACCACAATCGCGCGGTGTTCGAGCGCTTCGGGCCGGACAAAGGCGCCCGATATTCCGGTGGCTACCGAATACACGCGCAACCTGCAGCCGCTGCTGA